Proteins encoded by one window of Nitrospirota bacterium:
- a CDS encoding 3-dehydroquinate synthase, translating to MRKIEQQFTVNYRFPVIFTRDVFNINNTALCDVLKGPGEKKNRILIVIDSNVSEAMPGLIEKLEKYSKHNDSFMEFVASPFIIRGGEACKKDSTEVDKLHGLIDKHHLCRHSFVLVIGGGAVLDAAGYSAATAHRGIRLIRMPTTTLAQNDAGVGVKNGINAFCRKNFLGTFAPPFAIINDFDFLATLPERELRSGISEAVKVALIKDRAFFDLLYNERQKLAVFAPDVMEKMIIRCAELHIEHIGMSGDPFEYGSSRPLDFGHWSAHKIEELTGGKIQHGEAVAIGIALDSLYSHHTGLISEIELHKIFSALEDIGFDLYHWSLSWIDINSALKEFQEHLGGELTIPMLKGIGGRIEVHEIDTVLLKKCVNILAERSREKESKNDYGKFPDAGETGIRTILP from the coding sequence ATGAGAAAGATCGAGCAGCAATTCACAGTCAATTACCGGTTCCCAGTTATTTTCACCCGTGATGTTTTCAATATTAACAATACCGCGTTGTGTGATGTCCTTAAGGGCCCCGGGGAAAAGAAGAACAGGATACTGATCGTCATTGACTCTAATGTATCTGAGGCGATGCCCGGTCTGATAGAGAAGCTCGAAAAGTATTCAAAACACAACGACAGCTTCATGGAATTTGTTGCATCCCCTTTTATCATCAGGGGAGGAGAGGCCTGCAAAAAAGATTCTACAGAAGTTGACAAGTTGCACGGTTTGATAGATAAGCACCACCTGTGCAGGCATTCTTTCGTGCTTGTAATCGGAGGCGGGGCCGTACTTGATGCTGCCGGATACTCCGCCGCAACCGCCCACAGAGGCATCCGTCTTATCAGGATGCCGACCACAACGCTTGCACAGAATGACGCAGGCGTGGGCGTGAAGAACGGCATTAACGCCTTCTGCAGAAAAAACTTTCTCGGCACCTTTGCGCCGCCGTTTGCAATTATCAACGACTTTGATTTTCTGGCCACCCTTCCTGAAAGGGAATTGAGGTCGGGTATTTCTGAAGCTGTAAAAGTGGCCCTCATCAAGGACAGGGCCTTCTTTGACCTTCTCTATAATGAACGGCAGAAACTTGCCGTCTTTGCACCTGATGTCATGGAAAAAATGATCATCAGGTGCGCGGAGCTTCATATTGAACATATCGGAATGAGCGGCGACCCGTTTGAATACGGCTCGTCCCGCCCCCTTGATTTCGGCCACTGGTCCGCCCACAAGATCGAAGAGCTGACCGGAGGCAAGATACAGCACGGCGAGGCAGTGGCGATAGGCATTGCCCTTGATTCTCTTTACTCTCACCACACCGGGCTCATCAGCGAGATTGAGCTGCACAAAATATTTTCAGCCCTGGAAGATATAGGCTTTGACCTTTATCACTGGTCCCTCAGCTGGATAGACATAAACAGCGCCCTCAAAGAATTCCAGGAGCATCTCGGCGGTGAGCTTACCATCCCTATGCTGAAAGGCATCGGAGGCAGGATCGAGGTCCACGAGATAGATACCGTTCTGCTGAAAAAATGTGTTAATATCCTTGCTGAAAGAAGCAGGGAAAAGGAGAGTAAAAATGACTATGGAAAATTCCCCGATGCCGGCGAAACAGGCATTAGAACTATACTTCCTTGA
- the eboE gene encoding metabolite traffic protein EboE — protein MITYCTNIHPGESWDETLLSLRTHVLEVKKAVSPDRPFPIGLRLSNLASTEIDENASASFLEWCQQQDCYVATINGFPYGSFHSSIIKEKVYLPDWRDRKRVGYTKRLAGLLDAWMPAGKAGSISTVPVGFKKHVADEDCNLIRRNLIAVLEHLDRLKQRSGKEIILSLEPEPGCVLETTEDVVSFFGQMNFPGQLKGNIGVCLDCCHHAVEFEEASRSLSRIDDSGIRIGKVQVSSALRLIKPHRETLDKFAEPCYLHQTVIQKRDGTLVRYNDLSDALHDYQENAEDEWRIHFHVPVFLDKADSYGTTRDFTEEVISLLNKNNLLEVETYTWNVLPAELQTETVTQSIIREILWVKAQIDE, from the coding sequence ATGATCACCTACTGCACAAACATTCATCCGGGCGAAAGCTGGGATGAGACGTTATTAAGCCTGCGCACACATGTTCTTGAAGTAAAAAAAGCTGTGTCGCCTGACAGGCCATTTCCCATAGGCCTGCGTCTTTCAAATCTTGCATCAACTGAAATAGACGAAAACGCATCAGCATCTTTTCTTGAATGGTGTCAGCAGCAGGATTGCTACGTTGCAACGATAAACGGATTCCCCTACGGTTCATTTCATTCCTCAATCATAAAAGAAAAAGTCTATCTCCCTGACTGGCGGGACAGAAAACGCGTCGGGTATACGAAAAGGCTCGCGGGTTTATTGGATGCCTGGATGCCCGCAGGCAAGGCAGGCTCGATCTCAACGGTGCCTGTCGGATTTAAAAAGCATGTGGCGGACGAGGACTGCAATCTCATCAGGCGAAATTTGATAGCCGTTCTTGAACACCTCGACAGACTGAAACAGAGAAGCGGTAAAGAGATCATCCTGTCTCTTGAACCGGAGCCGGGATGTGTGCTGGAGACAACGGAAGACGTGGTCAGTTTTTTCGGGCAGATGAATTTTCCCGGTCAATTGAAAGGAAATATCGGGGTCTGTCTTGACTGCTGTCACCACGCAGTCGAATTTGAAGAAGCTTCAAGATCTCTTTCCCGGATCGATGATTCAGGCATAAGGATCGGCAAGGTCCAGGTGTCGTCAGCTCTGCGATTAATAAAACCGCATAGAGAAACGCTGGACAAGTTTGCGGAGCCGTGCTATCTTCATCAAACAGTGATTCAGAAACGGGATGGTACGCTGGTACGCTACAATGACCTTTCGGACGCGTTACACGATTATCAGGAAAATGCGGAAGATGAGTGGAGAATTCATTTTCACGTGCCTGTCTTTCTTGACAAGGCTGACTCATATGGCACGACAAGAGATTTTACGGAGGAGGTTATTTCTCTTCTAAATAAGAACAACCTGCTTGAGGTTGAAACATACACATGGAATGTCCTTCCCGCTGAATTGCAGACGGAGACAGTTACTCAATCAATAATCCGGGAGATACTCTGGGTGAAAGCACAGATAGATGAGTAG
- a CDS encoding terpene cyclase/mutase family protein: MSKVVKTFLLAASLILLPMISNADNVVSSSKTDVSLKNEVESAIGKGLTWLAAQQKPEGFWSQQEFPALSGLVLMSFQGDPSGYYKKKYAEPINKGYDYLKQAAKPDGSIFISETYKNYNTAVCTTALVVANRPELEGVIKNARSFLIQSQHNEGGPEMGDSHYDGGIGYGRTDKNPDLSNTVLALEALYYSRYLKGEKDPDLNWEAAKKFITRTQHLPGYNDEKWASDDSYNKGGFAYFPGNSRAGDMTLPDGKIVPKAYGSMSYAGLLSYIYAQMDKNDPRIKAVYEWLSKNYSLDANPGAGNDGQDGLYYYYHTMAKGLTLYGVDTLKSADGKTVNWREALAKRLLDLQKSEGFWVNEKSGRWMEKDPVLVTSYSILALEMVWRGM, from the coding sequence ATGAGTAAGGTTGTTAAAACTTTCTTGCTTGCAGCATCTTTGATTTTGCTTCCGATGATCTCAAATGCAGATAACGTGGTTAGTTCATCAAAGACGGATGTTTCTTTAAAAAATGAGGTTGAAAGCGCCATTGGAAAGGGGCTCACATGGCTTGCAGCCCAGCAAAAGCCGGAGGGCTTCTGGTCCCAGCAGGAATTCCCCGCATTGAGCGGTTTAGTGTTGATGTCTTTTCAGGGAGACCCTTCGGGGTATTATAAGAAGAAATACGCAGAGCCGATTAACAAAGGATACGATTATCTCAAACAGGCAGCGAAGCCGGACGGCTCAATATTTATTTCGGAAACTTACAAGAATTACAATACCGCTGTATGCACTACTGCGCTTGTAGTAGCCAACCGTCCTGAGCTTGAAGGAGTTATTAAAAACGCGCGCAGCTTTCTGATACAGAGCCAGCATAACGAAGGCGGTCCGGAGATGGGTGATTCACATTATGACGGCGGCATCGGTTATGGACGCACCGATAAAAACCCCGACCTTTCCAACACAGTCCTCGCGCTGGAGGCACTGTACTACAGCCGTTATCTGAAGGGTGAAAAGGACCCGGACCTCAACTGGGAAGCGGCAAAAAAATTTATAACACGGACCCAGCATCTGCCAGGCTATAACGATGAGAAATGGGCAAGCGACGACTCTTACAACAAAGGCGGATTTGCATACTTCCCCGGAAACAGCAGGGCCGGCGACATGACCCTTCCTGACGGCAAGATTGTTCCCAAGGCATACGGGAGCATGAGCTATGCCGGGCTGCTGAGTTACATCTACGCTCAAATGGACAAGAATGACCCCCGCATCAAGGCGGTATACGAATGGCTTTCAAAAAATTATTCCCTTGACGCCAATCCAGGGGCGGGCAATGACGGGCAGGACGGCCTCTATTATTATTATCACACCATGGCAAAAGGGCTGACCCTGTACGGTGTTGATACGTTGAAATCAGCGGACGGTAAAACAGTCAACTGGCGTGAGGCGCTTGCAAAACGTCTCCTCGACCTGCAAAAGAGCGAGGGTTTCTGGGTCAACGAAAAGAGCGGACGCTGGATGGAGAAAGACCCTGTACTGGTGACTTCATATTCTATTCTGGCATTAGAGATGGTGTGGAGAGGAATGTAG
- a CDS encoding PKD domain-containing protein, translated as MKKKITLKYFFLSIFLIIGCLALAQSATAGPLIVRVQPSGEAFSNAYVITGEARTLFGNVEGGTPPYDYRWEISNGTDTGFVLVGDPRYISIDGVVFGSAGDQWARLTVSDADGNSSSATIGLKVIAAASDTLNRKKNSAIDRGLRYLYLQEGLSASGSSWPGSGYPIGSTGMALVALENHGHNLQSPDSDIYKKSVQQGIQYLLNSAYNVQLSDQACIGDPEANDGDTDNDDLGVIFSGGGPEMYTDPIAMLAIVNSSEEAFAKALTVNTTSGDVNGMNLWDVIVDAKDFLAFAQGDATPGSSGNSFTCSTGNTYVYIYTNGLSVTELDAYRWSFDTSVDACPGTLTVDWGDGTAPEIFAGIDWCYYPQTGVQYLTHDYASAGSYNVTVRHEGTELCTTQINLADVVQCDETMNYIKGWRYERNYGDSDNSVTQWPTLALQEARDRWHINVNPRVNEELNDWLLYSQNANGGFGYTGGADWDWLNFPKTSAGLIMLKYLGQTPADTRVGNALGYLDTAWSWTSTDGNLGNIYAMYGFYKGMKLLSLADLNGRTWEEIYTDYLVNSQYPWNNAWGDCCWMDESFATYTALAILAPAVAGLPPVADAGGPYPDVNAGQAVNLDGSGSYHQDPAKNLVKYEWDFDASNGLWWETKPAPDAGEGAVGITPTTSYPDVGQDNTYTVTLRVTDDSSPVQTDTDTATVTVASGQVAPVAVTNGPWAGLPNEVITFDGSASYDPNSCTTPGDPSCTGDSIVAYEWDLDGDGLFNEANGEDGMPVGGSIVTRSFPEPMSHSAVLRVSDTHNATGASSDALNVVSIAIVYGQQYDTCFRQKLSRFEERLGIRVKFKNLGNGTAENLVMTLMSTPTNLQILPGKNTVTLGNLAAGEEKASACSPAALSAEIELKFDRRIIPTGSWLWKADFDFNGKHYVVNNIPPLGP; from the coding sequence ATGAAAAAGAAGATAACGTTAAAGTATTTTTTTCTGTCCATCTTCTTGATTATTGGTTGCCTGGCATTGGCCCAGTCAGCCACAGCCGGCCCGTTAATTGTTCGGGTGCAGCCAAGCGGCGAGGCTTTTTCCAATGCATATGTTATTACAGGCGAGGCAAGGACATTATTCGGCAATGTGGAGGGGGGTACGCCTCCATATGACTACAGATGGGAAATAAGCAACGGGACCGACACGGGATTCGTTCTGGTTGGCGACCCGCGTTATATCTCTATTGACGGAGTAGTCTTCGGCAGCGCCGGAGATCAATGGGCGAGATTAACAGTAAGTGATGCAGACGGCAATTCAAGCTCAGCTACTATAGGCCTGAAAGTAATAGCCGCTGCCAGCGATACTTTGAACCGTAAAAAGAATTCGGCAATTGACCGTGGACTCAGATACTTGTACCTGCAGGAGGGGCTCTCAGCCTCAGGCAGTTCCTGGCCGGGCAGTGGATATCCCATTGGGAGTACCGGCATGGCGCTTGTTGCATTAGAGAACCATGGGCACAACCTGCAGTCGCCGGACAGCGACATTTACAAGAAGTCAGTGCAGCAGGGGATACAATATCTCCTTAATAGCGCATACAACGTTCAACTATCAGATCAAGCCTGCATAGGTGATCCTGAGGCCAATGACGGCGATACCGACAACGACGACCTTGGGGTTATTTTTTCTGGTGGCGGACCTGAAATGTACACGGACCCGATTGCGATGCTGGCAATTGTTAACAGTAGTGAGGAGGCATTTGCCAAAGCCCTAACGGTAAATACAACGAGCGGCGATGTTAACGGCATGAACCTCTGGGATGTCATAGTTGACGCCAAAGACTTTCTTGCCTTTGCCCAAGGCGATGCTACGCCTGGTAGCAGCGGCAACAGTTTCACCTGCTCTACGGGAAATACTTATGTGTATATATACACCAATGGCCTTTCCGTAACTGAGCTTGATGCTTACCGCTGGAGTTTTGACACTTCTGTTGATGCTTGTCCGGGAACCTTGACAGTTGACTGGGGTGATGGCACTGCCCCTGAGATATTTGCTGGTATTGACTGGTGCTATTATCCACAGACCGGCGTGCAATACCTTACACATGATTATGCTTCTGCAGGGTCCTATAATGTAACCGTGCGGCACGAAGGTACAGAGCTTTGTACTACACAGATTAATTTAGCTGACGTAGTACAATGCGACGAGACCATGAATTATATTAAAGGCTGGCGCTACGAGAGAAACTACGGTGACAGCGACAACTCCGTTACACAATGGCCCACACTTGCTCTTCAGGAGGCGCGTGACCGCTGGCATATAAATGTCAATCCGAGAGTAAACGAGGAGCTTAATGACTGGCTTCTCTACAGCCAGAATGCAAACGGTGGTTTTGGTTATACGGGCGGGGCTGATTGGGATTGGCTTAACTTCCCCAAGACATCTGCCGGATTGATAATGCTGAAGTACCTTGGCCAGACGCCTGCGGATACGCGCGTTGGCAATGCGCTGGGTTATCTGGATACAGCATGGAGCTGGACATCTACTGATGGAAATTTGGGTAACATCTACGCCATGTATGGCTTTTACAAGGGCATGAAGCTTTTGTCCCTTGCAGACCTCAACGGACGTACTTGGGAAGAGATATATACCGATTATCTTGTTAATAGCCAGTATCCGTGGAACAACGCATGGGGAGACTGCTGCTGGATGGACGAGTCTTTTGCCACCTATACAGCTCTTGCGATCCTCGCACCTGCGGTTGCCGGATTGCCGCCTGTGGCTGACGCAGGAGGTCCCTATCCTGATGTGAACGCCGGTCAGGCAGTCAACCTTGACGGCAGCGGCTCATATCATCAGGACCCTGCAAAAAATCTTGTCAAGTACGAATGGGATTTTGACGCATCAAACGGACTCTGGTGGGAGACAAAACCAGCCCCTGACGCAGGAGAAGGCGCAGTTGGAATAACACCAACAACATCTTACCCTGATGTCGGACAAGATAACACATACACAGTAACATTGCGTGTAACCGATGACAGCAGCCCTGTCCAGACGGACACGGATACTGCAACCGTAACCGTGGCTTCAGGCCAAGTCGCGCCTGTTGCAGTTACCAATGGACCATGGGCCGGTTTGCCGAATGAAGTAATCACATTTGACGGCTCGGCATCCTATGATCCGAATTCCTGCACAACGCCGGGTGATCCTTCCTGTACCGGTGATTCAATAGTGGCTTATGAATGGGACCTGGATGGAGACGGTTTATTCAATGAAGCTAATGGTGAGGACGGCATGCCTGTAGGCGGAAGCATAGTAACAAGAAGCTTCCCCGAGCCGATGTCACATTCAGCAGTGCTTAGGGTATCTGACACACACAACGCAACGGGCGCATCCTCTGATGCACTCAATGTCGTGTCCATTGCGATTGTTTACGGTCAGCAATACGATACCTGTTTCAGACAGAAGCTAAGCAGGTTTGAAGAACGCCTTGGCATAAGGGTCAAATTCAAGAACCTCGGCAACGGCACAGCAGAGAACCTGGTGATGACGCTAATGTCGACGCCGACCAATCTGCAGATACTGCCGGGTAAAAATACCGTAACTCTCGGTAATCTCGCTGCAGGCGAGGAAAAGGCCTCTGCATGTTCACCGGCGGCCTTGAGCGCTGAAATCGAATTGAAGTTCGACAGACGCATTATCCCTACGGGCTCATGGCTCTGGAAGGCGGATTTCGACTTTAACGGTAAGCACTATGTAGTAAACAACATTCCACCGCTTGGACCATAG
- a CDS encoding TatD family hydrolase, with the protein MKVIDPHIHMVSRTTDDYLALAINGIHTITEPAFWAGFDRRGVDGFHDYFHHLTVTEPARAARFNIKHYCWIGLNSKEAENQKLAEEVLRIIPEYLDRPTVLGLGEIGLNKNSRNEINVLERQLEIAAKRNELVLIHTPHLEDKLKGTRIIMDMILNEKRIKPSRVLIDHAEEHTIGEIKEKGFWFGLTLYPNSKGSPERAVDAVEAYGSDNICINSSADWSVSDPLATVKCANEMRRRGHPETLIQKVFYENPKAFLSQCPKFKAG; encoded by the coding sequence GTGAAGGTAATTGACCCACACATCCACATGGTCTCAAGGACCACCGACGATTACCTGGCGCTTGCGATCAACGGGATACATACAATAACAGAGCCCGCATTCTGGGCGGGATTTGACAGGAGGGGCGTTGACGGCTTTCATGATTATTTCCACCACCTCACAGTTACAGAACCGGCGAGGGCCGCAAGATTCAATATAAAGCATTACTGCTGGATTGGTTTAAATTCCAAAGAAGCTGAGAACCAGAAACTGGCCGAGGAAGTATTGCGCATTATTCCTGAATACCTTGACAGGCCTACTGTGCTGGGTCTTGGAGAGATCGGGCTCAACAAAAACAGCCGCAACGAAATCAATGTACTTGAAAGGCAGTTGGAAATAGCCGCTAAAAGAAACGAGCTGGTCCTTATTCACACTCCTCATCTTGAAGACAAGCTCAAGGGCACGCGCATCATCATGGACATGATACTAAATGAAAAGAGGATCAAACCTTCACGGGTGCTGATCGATCATGCGGAAGAGCACACTATCGGGGAAATAAAGGAGAAGGGCTTCTGGTTCGGCCTTACCCTTTACCCGAACTCAAAAGGCAGTCCCGAAAGGGCCGTGGACGCGGTGGAGGCTTACGGCTCCGATAATATCTGCATCAACTCATCAGCCGACTGGAGCGTCAGCGACCCTCTTGCCACCGTGAAATGCGCAAATGAAATGCGCAGGCGCGGACATCCTGAAACATTAATCCAGAAAGTATTCTACGAAAACCCGAAAGCCTTCCTCAGCCAGTGCCCGAAGTTCAAGGCTGGATGA
- a CDS encoding restriction endonuclease — translation MNIKIKKASGIIEDFNSQKLLESLIRSGADREHAEEVIERMVPEITPYTSTKRIFRLAHKYLRQFNHASVLRYSLKRALFRLGPSGYPFEKFFAELLRHYGYHADVNVIMEGQCVKHEIDVFAESEKEILLVECKYRNTAEGAPDVKTTLYVNSRFQDLKPVIKSRYPNKAFAGWLVTNTRFTSDALQYSRCIGLKVKSWRYPDNNSLEKMIEDKKLYPVTVMSTLNSAQIRRLIEHRVILMKDLAQMKAQDIQKLLSVKESKASILKQQADELCFCGD, via the coding sequence ATGAACATAAAGATTAAAAAGGCATCGGGAATAATTGAGGACTTCAATTCCCAGAAGCTCCTGGAATCCCTGATCAGGTCAGGAGCGGATAGGGAACATGCGGAAGAAGTTATCGAAAGGATGGTCCCGGAAATAACTCCATACACAAGTACGAAAAGGATTTTCAGGCTCGCGCATAAATATCTCAGACAATTCAACCACGCCTCTGTGCTGAGGTACTCGTTAAAAAGGGCCCTCTTCAGGCTTGGCCCTTCAGGCTATCCATTCGAGAAATTTTTTGCCGAACTGTTGAGGCACTACGGATACCACGCGGACGTTAATGTAATAATGGAGGGGCAGTGCGTTAAACACGAAATCGATGTGTTTGCGGAAAGTGAAAAGGAAATCCTTCTTGTGGAATGCAAATACCGCAACACCGCTGAAGGCGCTCCTGATGTAAAGACCACGCTGTATGTTAACTCGCGCTTTCAGGACCTCAAGCCTGTGATCAAAAGCCGATATCCAAACAAGGCCTTTGCCGGATGGCTGGTAACAAATACCCGCTTCACCTCTGATGCCCTTCAGTATTCCCGATGCATCGGCCTCAAGGTAAAAAGCTGGCGGTATCCGGACAACAACAGTCTTGAGAAAATGATCGAGGACAAAAAACTGTACCCCGTAACGGTAATGTCAACCCTGAATTCCGCCCAGATCAGGAGACTGATCGAACATAGGGTTATCCTTATGAAAGACCTTGCACAGATGAAGGCACAGGATATCCAGAAACTGTTATCTGTTAAAGAGAGTAAGGCCTCCATTCTCAAGCAACAAGCAGATGAACTGTGTTTCTGTGGTGATTAA
- a CDS encoding PEP-CTERM sorting domain-containing protein, producing MKKLFLSSLVMLISLSIASMAFAITFSEVPLGTTDPTIDGVSFWAGDPVVLYDTFVDDSLSSGNPYLMNGIDDGTGNSPGSYDTFIGVSAPTATLFGEVSFDILSEYQLPGGSTLWLQGLLSGAPVESLSLVVNDNSYHNMLLTFASGADTLYIYDNLNELMYGDAFHIDNFSSTPYTVPPPPSVPEPSTLILLASGLAGAWYMRKRT from the coding sequence ATGAAAAAACTTTTTCTAAGCAGTTTGGTAATGCTCATCTCGCTATCTATCGCGAGCATGGCATTCGCAATTACCTTTAGTGAGGTTCCGTTAGGAACAACAGATCCCACTATAGACGGAGTGAGTTTTTGGGCAGGCGACCCAGTGGTATTATACGACACTTTTGTTGACGATTCATTGTCCTCCGGTAATCCGTATCTTATGAACGGAATTGATGACGGAACAGGAAACAGTCCTGGATCGTATGATACTTTTATCGGTGTCAGCGCTCCTACTGCTACACTGTTCGGTGAAGTATCTTTTGATATTCTGTCAGAGTATCAATTGCCGGGCGGATCCACTCTTTGGTTACAAGGGCTCCTCAGCGGCGCTCCGGTTGAAAGCCTGTCTCTCGTTGTCAATGATAACAGCTATCACAACATGCTGCTTACATTTGCAAGTGGGGCCGACACCCTTTACATCTATGATAATCTCAATGAATTAATGTATGGAGATGCATTCCACATTGACAACTTTAGCAGCACTCCTTACACCGTGCCGCCGCCGCCGTCGGTTCCTGAACCATCAACTCTCATTTTGTTAGCATCCGGTCTTGCAGGTGCATGGTATATGAGAAAGAGAACTTAA